One Fundidesulfovibrio terrae genomic window carries:
- a CDS encoding DegT/DnrJ/EryC1/StrS family aminotransferase, which produces MVIPVVPYFDFVEANLAQRGELFGALARILDSGALMAAEEVAAFEDEFADYVGVSHCVAVGTGTDALGLALAAVGAARQDVVLTTPNASPVVADAVLQTGPRLEFVDVDASTGLMDLNRLEDRLKDDAAARPKVVIPVHLFGQCADMDGLEELSRKYEFLIVEDARQAHGSQARGRKAGSFGIAAAFSFSPEKNLGALGQGGAVTTNDPELADAVRQVRAQGLGIGYTGKVELADSQMDALQAAALRVKLPRLDEHNARRRIVAAVYDKALSGTGYTEPLAVLPGNTPNRHIYTIMIPDRDDMRAYLDEQGVGTGLYYPVPLHLHPRFRRLGLRRGDFPEAEALALTTLSLPIRPELTPDQVAMVIDAVRSFGGSMR; this is translated from the coding sequence ATGGTCATACCGGTGGTGCCCTACTTCGATTTCGTCGAGGCTAATCTCGCCCAGCGGGGCGAGCTTTTCGGCGCGCTGGCCCGGATTCTCGACAGCGGCGCGCTCATGGCCGCCGAAGAGGTGGCCGCCTTCGAGGACGAATTCGCGGATTACGTGGGGGTTTCCCATTGCGTGGCCGTGGGCACGGGCACGGACGCGCTGGGTCTGGCCCTGGCGGCCGTCGGGGCCGCCCGGCAGGACGTGGTGCTCACCACTCCCAACGCCTCGCCCGTGGTGGCGGACGCCGTGCTGCAGACCGGGCCGCGCCTGGAATTCGTGGACGTGGACGCCTCCACCGGGCTCATGGACCTGAACCGTCTGGAGGACCGCCTCAAGGACGATGCCGCCGCGCGACCCAAGGTGGTCATCCCGGTGCACCTGTTCGGGCAGTGCGCCGACATGGACGGCCTGGAGGAGCTTTCCCGCAAGTACGAATTTCTGATCGTGGAGGACGCCCGCCAGGCGCACGGTTCGCAAGCGCGCGGGCGCAAGGCCGGGTCCTTCGGGATCGCGGCGGCCTTCAGCTTCTCGCCGGAAAAGAACCTCGGAGCCCTGGGGCAGGGCGGAGCCGTCACCACCAATGATCCGGAACTGGCTGACGCGGTGCGCCAGGTGCGGGCCCAGGGCCTGGGCATCGGCTACACCGGCAAGGTCGAGCTGGCCGATTCCCAGATGGACGCCTTGCAGGCGGCGGCCCTGCGGGTGAAGCTGCCCCGTCTCGACGAGCACAACGCCAGGCGCCGCATCGTGGCCGCCGTCTACGACAAGGCCCTCTCCGGCACGGGCTACACCGAGCCCCTGGCCGTGCTGCCCGGCAACACGCCCAACCGCCATATCTACACCATCATGATTCCCGACCGCGACGACATGCGGGCCTACCTGGACGAGCAGGGCGTGGGCACCGGCCTGTACTATCCCGTGCCCCTGCACCTGCACCCCAGGTTCCGCAGGCTGGGGCTCAGGCGCGGCGACTTTCCCGAAGCCGAGGCCCTGGCCCTGACCACGCTGTCGTTGCCCATCCGCCCCGAGCTCACCCCGGACCAGGTCGCCATGGTCATCGACGCGGTACGCTCCTTCGGCGGGTCCATGCGCTGA
- a CDS encoding ATP-binding protein has translation MRDLEKTKEQLLAELEEARRLITGFAAGEAARKRSEESALRNTPWFMNVLDGGLAWLPRWAIYAIAASVTLATLWVRAQLSEFLNPRPVFILFVLPVILSAFLGGWWPGVLSTVIAALGVNYLFLSPTASLRITDPGDVVLWVLFVAGGLVISALCEMLHRSVNFLWVEKEALRANDQALRESVQLAKQRAAELDSTLNAIAEGLIVYGMDRRILRLNPIAERILGYTQDQMDLPAETRLSAIAITTADGTALPLDDLPPFRALRGETVTQMEMCIRRREGPLHWISVNAAPIRDEAGSVTGSILTFQETTERKRIEQDLQQKDDELSKAQRIAHIGSWYWDTETGALTGSDEFYRIYALDPSQPFPSFDEQKGRIYTDESWERKNAAVQEALRTGVGYELDLEAYHDGELIWVTTRSEAVRDAHGRIIALRGTVQDITERKRLETDLIRTMAQAEEATRAKSQFLANMSHDIRTPMNGILGLSELILSEAVPARVSEYVQLIKQSGLNLLSIINDILDLAKIEAGRAELEHKAFDLRDVVESTLAPLALTAQDKGLRFTYYVARDVPGQLVGDQGRLRQILTNLAGNAIKFTSQGQVGISVELEETPSPESVRLLFSVSDTGIGIPADMQENIFASFTQVGSSSHRQYGGTGLGLAISKSLVEMMGGTIRVESEEGTGSTFSFDITLELALGHERPVPVQQPAAPTAPGNLRVLVAEDDPISQRLIAELLKQRGCRVEVAGNGLEAVEKLAGADFDLVLMDVNMPDMDGRTAVAAIRRGEAGKDKSGIKVVALTAHALKGDRESLLAAGMDDYLSKPIDMDEMERVLTGV, from the coding sequence GTGCGCGATCTGGAAAAGACCAAGGAACAGCTCCTCGCCGAGTTGGAAGAAGCGCGCCGGTTGATCACGGGCTTCGCGGCCGGCGAAGCCGCGCGCAAACGGTCCGAGGAAAGCGCTCTGCGGAATACCCCCTGGTTCATGAACGTCCTGGATGGGGGGTTGGCCTGGCTCCCCCGCTGGGCCATCTATGCCATCGCGGCGTCGGTCACCCTGGCCACGCTTTGGGTCAGGGCGCAGCTCTCCGAGTTCCTAAATCCCCGGCCGGTGTTCATCCTGTTCGTGCTGCCGGTCATCCTGAGCGCCTTCCTGGGCGGCTGGTGGCCCGGAGTGCTGTCCACGGTCATCGCCGCCCTCGGGGTCAATTATTTGTTCCTCTCCCCGACAGCAAGCCTCCGTATCACTGATCCCGGCGACGTGGTCCTGTGGGTCCTGTTTGTCGCGGGCGGCCTGGTGATCAGCGCCCTGTGCGAGATGCTGCACCGGTCGGTGAACTTCCTCTGGGTCGAAAAGGAGGCCTTGAGAGCGAACGATCAGGCGTTGCGGGAAAGCGTGCAGCTGGCGAAGCAGCGAGCGGCTGAACTGGACTCCACCCTGAACGCCATCGCCGAGGGACTCATCGTCTACGGCATGGACAGACGGATCCTGCGCCTGAACCCGATAGCGGAGCGAATCCTCGGATACACGCAGGATCAAATGGACCTTCCCGCCGAAACGCGGCTTTCCGCCATCGCAATCACCACCGCCGACGGAACGGCCCTGCCCCTGGACGACCTGCCCCCTTTCCGGGCGCTCCGGGGGGAGACGGTCACGCAGATGGAGATGTGCATCCGCCGCAGGGAGGGCCCCCTTCACTGGATATCGGTGAACGCGGCCCCGATCCGCGACGAGGCGGGATCCGTCACCGGCTCGATCCTGACCTTCCAGGAGACGACCGAACGCAAGCGAATCGAGCAGGATCTGCAGCAAAAGGACGACGAGCTCAGCAAGGCCCAGCGCATCGCCCACATCGGGAGCTGGTACTGGGACACGGAAACCGGCGCCCTCACAGGGTCGGACGAATTCTACAGAATCTACGCCCTGGACCCCTCGCAACCCTTCCCCTCGTTCGACGAACAGAAGGGACGGATCTACACCGACGAGAGCTGGGAACGCAAAAACGCGGCCGTCCAGGAAGCGTTGCGCACGGGGGTCGGCTACGAACTGGACCTGGAGGCCTACCACGACGGGGAGCTGATCTGGGTCACCACGCGCAGCGAGGCCGTGCGCGACGCCCACGGCCGGATCATCGCCCTTCGCGGAACGGTCCAGGACATCACCGAGCGCAAGCGCCTCGAGACCGACCTGATACGGACCATGGCGCAGGCCGAGGAGGCGACCCGGGCCAAGAGCCAGTTCCTGGCCAACATGAGCCATGACATACGCACGCCCATGAACGGCATCCTGGGGCTCTCGGAGCTGATCCTCTCGGAGGCCGTTCCGGCCCGCGTCAGCGAATACGTGCAGCTGATCAAGCAGTCGGGGCTCAACCTCCTGTCCATCATCAACGACATCCTCGACCTGGCCAAGATCGAAGCCGGAAGGGCCGAGCTCGAGCACAAGGCCTTCGACCTGCGCGACGTGGTGGAATCCACCCTGGCCCCCCTGGCCCTCACGGCGCAGGACAAGGGCCTGCGCTTCACCTACTACGTGGCCCGGGACGTGCCGGGCCAGCTCGTCGGCGACCAGGGCCGCCTGCGCCAGATCCTCACCAACCTCGCGGGCAATGCCATCAAGTTCACCTCGCAAGGGCAGGTGGGCATCTCGGTGGAGCTTGAAGAAACGCCCTCGCCCGAGTCCGTCCGCCTGCTCTTCAGCGTCTCGGACACGGGCATCGGCATCCCTGCGGACATGCAGGAGAACATTTTCGCCAGCTTCACCCAGGTCGGGTCTTCTTCCCACCGGCAGTACGGCGGCACGGGCCTGGGCCTGGCCATCTCCAAAAGCCTCGTGGAGATGATGGGCGGGACCATTCGGGTCGAGAGCGAGGAGGGCACGGGCTCGACCTTTTCCTTCGACATCACCCTGGAGCTTGCCCTGGGGCATGAGCGGCCCGTCCCCGTGCAACAGCCGGCCGCGCCGACCGCGCCCGGCAATCTCCGCGTCCTGGTGGCCGAAGACGACCCCATCAGCCAGCGCCTGATCGCCGAGCTCCTGAAACAGCGCGGCTGCCGCGTCGAGGTGGCCGGGAACGGGCTCGAGGCGGTGGAGAAGCTTGCCGGGGCGGACTTCGACCTGGTGCTGATGGACGTGAACATGCCGGACATGGACGGCAGGACGGCGGTTGCCGCCATCCGCCGTGGAGAAGCCGGAAAGGACAAGTCTGGCATCAAGGTCGTGGCCCTCACGGCGCACGCCCTCAAGGGCGACAGGGAAAGCCTCCTGGCCGCGGGCATGGACGACTACCTGTCCAAGCCCATCGACATGGATGAGATGGAGCGGGTCCTGACGGGGGTGTGA
- a CDS encoding glycosyltransferase family 4 protein, which translates to MDILFLNHNVENYGTYFRCHHLARGLARRGHTVTLLCANREDTLATTKRVDNGLTTVLLPKYKLRGFHTLHTLRMLYNTAYTLFGSYDVLHTFAFPLHPMAVPTLAARYLRPGLKLVLDHDDLWKGGFANQHPGPYQRLVGWFNDNLPRMARQCTAASSMLMDSFRAAGVPDSRIHYIPNCPTMARSPLSRDAARAVTGLPAGAPLVLSMGHTYTESLFLLLDAYERARSIVPGLKLAFLGKMHIPASFEERLKPYLARAGGDIIRLGEKPPADVPAYLAASDALLLPMDDDPIEKARFPIRFGDYLASGVPIVSNAVGEIERFLTEHDCGYVAPVTDAAAFGDRIAEALTDTARREAIQANAARLIETELNWDAVAAKLEKIYEKARA; encoded by the coding sequence ATGGACATCCTCTTTCTCAACCACAACGTCGAGAACTACGGCACCTATTTCCGCTGCCATCATCTGGCGCGCGGGCTGGCCCGGCGCGGCCACACGGTGACGCTTTTGTGCGCCAACCGCGAGGACACCCTGGCCACCACCAAACGCGTGGACAACGGCCTCACCACGGTTCTCCTGCCCAAGTACAAGCTGCGCGGCTTCCACACCCTGCACACCCTGCGCATGCTCTACAACACGGCCTACACGCTCTTCGGCAGCTACGACGTGCTGCACACCTTCGCCTTCCCGCTGCACCCCATGGCCGTGCCCACCCTGGCCGCGCGCTATCTGCGCCCGGGGCTCAAGCTGGTGCTGGACCACGACGACCTCTGGAAGGGCGGCTTCGCCAACCAGCACCCCGGCCCCTACCAGCGCCTCGTGGGCTGGTTCAACGACAACCTTCCCCGCATGGCCCGGCAGTGCACCGCAGCCAGCAGCATGCTTATGGACAGCTTCCGCGCCGCCGGAGTGCCCGACTCGCGCATCCACTACATTCCCAACTGCCCCACCATGGCCCGCTCGCCGCTGTCCCGGGACGCGGCCCGCGCCGTCACCGGGCTTCCGGCCGGCGCGCCCCTGGTGCTCTCCATGGGGCACACCTACACCGAGTCGCTCTTCCTGCTGCTGGACGCCTATGAGCGCGCCCGCTCCATCGTGCCCGGGCTGAAGCTCGCGTTCCTCGGCAAGATGCACATCCCCGCGAGCTTCGAGGAGCGCCTGAAGCCGTATCTGGCGCGCGCCGGCGGCGACATCATCCGCCTGGGCGAGAAGCCGCCCGCGGACGTGCCCGCCTACCTGGCCGCGTCCGACGCGCTGCTTTTGCCCATGGACGACGACCCCATCGAAAAGGCCCGCTTCCCCATCCGCTTCGGGGACTACCTGGCCTCGGGCGTGCCCATCGTCTCCAACGCCGTGGGCGAGATCGAGCGGTTCCTGACCGAGCACGACTGCGGCTACGTGGCCCCCGTGACGGACGCGGCGGCCTTCGGCGACCGGATCGCCGAGGCGCTGACGGATACGGCCCGGAGGGAGGCGATCCAGGCCAACGCGGCAAGGCTCATCGAGACGGAGCTCAATTGGGACGCCGTGGCCGCCAAGCTGGAGAAGATCTACGAGAAGGCGCGGGCGTAA
- a CDS encoding decaprenyl-phosphate phosphoribosyltransferase, with product MNITVARGLIRLARPHQYLKNLFVLLPLFFGWKLSDPSAVWASIVAFAVFCLAASCVYVFNDLRDAPQDREHPTKKNRPIASGLVSPPLAWGFLAVLAGSALALAPLVPGRAFSLIVLGYLAINAAYSLGVKHMAIVDLMCIALGFVLRIFAGGAASGVTPSHWIVIMTFLLALFLGLAKRRDDLLLAACGSRTRKCLDGYSLEFVSLCMAVMAGVVIVSYILYTLSPDVMAKHGTEQLYLTSLWVVAGILRYMQITFVEQRSGSPTQVLLRDPFIQVCILLWVASCYLILYAFK from the coding sequence ATGAACATCACCGTCGCCAGGGGCCTCATCCGGCTGGCCCGTCCGCACCAGTACCTGAAGAACCTGTTCGTGCTCCTGCCGCTTTTCTTCGGCTGGAAGCTCTCCGACCCGTCCGCCGTGTGGGCGTCCATCGTCGCGTTCGCGGTGTTCTGCCTGGCGGCCAGCTGCGTCTACGTCTTCAACGACCTGCGCGACGCCCCGCAGGACCGCGAGCATCCCACCAAGAAGAACCGGCCCATCGCCTCGGGACTGGTGTCGCCGCCCCTGGCCTGGGGATTTTTGGCCGTGCTGGCCGGTTCGGCCCTGGCCCTGGCTCCGCTGGTGCCGGGACGCGCCTTCTCGCTTATCGTGCTCGGCTACCTCGCCATCAACGCGGCCTATTCCCTGGGCGTGAAGCACATGGCCATCGTGGACCTCATGTGCATCGCCCTGGGCTTCGTGCTGCGCATCTTCGCGGGCGGGGCGGCCTCCGGGGTGACGCCCAGCCACTGGATCGTCATCATGACCTTCCTGCTGGCCCTGTTCCTGGGCCTGGCCAAGCGCCGCGACGACCTGTTGCTGGCCGCCTGCGGGTCGCGCACGCGCAAGTGCCTGGACGGCTATTCGCTGGAGTTCGTGAGCCTGTGCATGGCGGTGATGGCCGGGGTGGTGATCGTGAGCTACATCCTCTACACCCTCTCGCCGGACGTCATGGCCAAGCACGGCACCGAGCAGCTCTACCTGACCTCGCTGTGGGTGGTGGCGGGCATCCTGCGCTACATGCAGATCACCTTCGTGGAGCAGCGGTCCGGTTCGCCCACTCAGGTGCTCTTGCGCGACCCGTTCATCCAGGTATGCATTCTTCTGTGGGTGGCCTCATGCTACCTGATCCTGTACGCCTTCAAATAG
- a CDS encoding HAD family hydrolase, giving the protein MKFQGIIFDINGTLIDILTDEGMEEIYRGISHFLTYQGISIRRRELRDEYYRIMDEQRRANTEEYPEFDAVKVWREFLDRRPAACRALPRETLRLLPHVLAEMYRGISRIRLDLYPEVRNILDELMLRYKLAALSDAQSAWAVPEMRAVGIDGYFNPIVVSGDYGYRKPDKRIFQMALDGLGLEAQDVLFVGNDMYRDVYGARQMGLKTIFFSSNQGRKASAGAEPDYIIYQFAELRQAIAFLEAQ; this is encoded by the coding sequence ATGAAATTTCAGGGGATAATTTTCGATATCAACGGCACGCTCATCGACATCCTGACCGATGAGGGGATGGAGGAAATCTACCGGGGGATCAGCCACTTCCTGACCTACCAGGGGATTTCCATCCGCCGCCGGGAACTGCGCGACGAGTATTACCGGATCATGGACGAGCAGCGTCGCGCAAACACCGAGGAGTACCCCGAGTTCGACGCGGTGAAGGTGTGGCGGGAATTCCTCGACCGAAGGCCGGCCGCCTGCCGGGCCTTGCCCCGGGAAACGCTGCGCCTGCTGCCGCACGTGCTGGCGGAGATGTACCGGGGCATTTCCCGCATCCGCCTGGATCTCTATCCGGAGGTCAGGAACATCCTGGACGAGCTCATGCTTCGCTACAAGCTGGCGGCCTTGTCCGACGCGCAGAGCGCCTGGGCCGTGCCGGAGATGCGCGCGGTCGGGATCGACGGCTATTTCAACCCCATCGTCGTTTCGGGCGATTACGGATACCGCAAGCCCGACAAGCGGATCTTCCAGATGGCCCTGGACGGGCTCGGCCTGGAGGCGCAGGACGTCCTGTTCGTGGGCAACGACATGTACCGCGACGTCTACGGGGCCAGGCAAATGGGGCTCAAGACCATTTTCTTCTCCTCCAACCAAGGCAGAAAGGCGTCCGCCGGGGCCGAGCCGGATTACATCATCTACCAGTTCGCCGAACTCCGCCAGGCCATCGCCTTTCTCGAGGCGCAATGA
- a CDS encoding phosphotransferase family protein, which yields MNGRYLGHVSRMDPLYGYLRHDILPQLGVSRHDPEFRVFQSVCSRDVYLYAEKRSGARVVGKFYPERRGPDRVMKGETEYNNLVFLRSLGLDSPPHYVVRPLGYNADIGGLLVMEHLGGQVLGAVINQAIHQGERDRLYRKLASLAHFLATMHNRTAKDWGVVFTDAWAYTGRLIGSLVAKRGMGRDHSDELYALRDAWRERGCMWEDRAVLAHGDVTPSNFLFGGGDHVMAIDLERMQWADRVFDLGRLCGELKHFFCQGTGGFGGAEPFIGHFLWEYCRHFPDRMSAFSAITRRAPFYIGITLLRIARNSWIDQHYRWRLVHEAKQTLRALP from the coding sequence ATGAACGGCAGGTATCTCGGCCATGTGTCCCGCATGGACCCCCTCTACGGCTACCTGCGCCACGACATCCTGCCCCAGTTGGGGGTGTCCCGGCATGACCCGGAATTTCGCGTGTTCCAGTCCGTCTGTTCCCGCGACGTGTACCTGTACGCGGAAAAGCGCAGCGGGGCGCGGGTCGTCGGCAAGTTCTATCCCGAGCGGCGCGGCCCGGACCGGGTGATGAAGGGCGAGACGGAATACAACAATCTCGTCTTCCTGCGCTCCCTGGGCCTCGATTCGCCGCCGCATTACGTGGTCCGGCCCCTGGGGTACAACGCGGACATCGGCGGGCTCCTGGTGATGGAACACCTGGGGGGCCAGGTGCTGGGGGCGGTCATCAACCAGGCCATCCACCAGGGCGAGCGCGACCGGCTGTACCGCAAGCTCGCGAGCCTGGCCCATTTCCTGGCCACCATGCACAACCGGACGGCGAAGGACTGGGGGGTCGTCTTCACCGACGCCTGGGCCTACACGGGGCGGCTCATCGGTTCGCTGGTCGCGAAGCGGGGCATGGGGCGCGACCATTCGGACGAGCTCTACGCCCTGCGCGACGCCTGGCGCGAGCGCGGCTGCATGTGGGAAGACCGCGCGGTGCTGGCGCATGGCGACGTCACTCCGTCCAATTTCCTCTTCGGCGGGGGCGACCACGTCATGGCCATCGACCTGGAGCGGATGCAATGGGCCGACAGGGTGTTCGACCTGGGCAGGCTCTGCGGCGAACTCAAGCATTTCTTCTGCCAGGGGACGGGCGGCTTCGGCGGGGCGGAACCCTTCATCGGGCATTTTCTCTGGGAATACTGCCGCCATTTTCCGGATCGGATGAGCGCCTTCTCGGCCATCACCCGGCGCGCCCCCTTCTACATCGGCATCACGCTCCTGCGGATCGCCCGCAATTCCTGGATCGACCAACACTATCGCTGGCGGCTTGTTCATGAGGCCAAGCAGACGCTGAGGGCATTGCCATGA
- a CDS encoding EamA family transporter, with protein sequence MKPKHILLALVVTALWGGNFVVITIGLKSFPPILLAALRFVLAAIPAFFLPRPNISWKRMIALGLAWFVAQFSLLFLGMAVGMPPGLASVVLQTQVFFTVVLAAAVLGETPSSRQMMGTCVALAGLTFIALTAGSDGVSVLGFSLVMAASFFWAIGNILMRGADKADMLPLIAWLSIIPPLPLLAMSFVFEGPERITQALTHMNVSGVGSVLYLTVCATIIGYGGWGKLLKTYPASAVAPFSLLIPVFGAACAYLVMGETFGPQRLLGMVLIMAGLAVIVMPGVRSAKAGR encoded by the coding sequence ATGAAGCCGAAACATATCCTTCTGGCCCTCGTCGTGACCGCCCTCTGGGGCGGCAACTTCGTGGTCATCACCATCGGGCTCAAGTCGTTCCCGCCGATCCTCTTGGCGGCGCTGAGGTTCGTGCTCGCGGCCATTCCGGCGTTTTTTCTGCCGCGTCCCAACATATCCTGGAAGCGGATGATCGCGCTGGGCCTGGCCTGGTTCGTGGCCCAGTTCAGCCTGCTCTTTTTGGGCATGGCCGTGGGCATGCCGCCGGGATTGGCGTCGGTGGTGCTGCAGACCCAGGTGTTCTTCACCGTCGTGCTCGCGGCCGCCGTGCTGGGCGAGACCCCGAGCTCGCGGCAGATGATGGGAACCTGCGTGGCCCTGGCCGGGCTGACGTTCATCGCGCTCACGGCCGGGAGCGACGGCGTGTCCGTGCTGGGCTTCTCGCTGGTGATGGCCGCGTCGTTCTTCTGGGCTATCGGGAACATCCTCATGCGCGGCGCGGACAAGGCGGACATGCTGCCGCTGATCGCGTGGCTCTCCATCATCCCGCCCCTGCCGCTCTTGGCCATGTCCTTCGTGTTCGAGGGGCCCGAGCGCATCACGCAGGCGCTCACACACATGAACGTAAGCGGCGTGGGCTCGGTGCTGTATCTGACCGTCTGCGCCACCATCATCGGCTACGGCGGCTGGGGGAAGCTCCTCAAGACGTACCCCGCCAGCGCCGTGGCCCCGTTCTCGCTTTTGATCCCGGTGTTCGGGGCGGCCTGCGCTTATCTCGTGATGGGCGAGACGTTCGGCCCCCAGCGCCTGCTCGGGATGGTCCTCATCATGGCCGGGCTGGCCGTGATCGTCATGCCGGGAGTCCGCTCCGCGAAAGCGGGGCGCTGA
- a CDS encoding SDR family oxidoreductase → MLFYPPGRFYQRGEDRSQGNVENSTATTMRAPNDLGYAAATLKAHGFEVFLRDYQTSLRSLEDLLADFERFAPDAVFVSITNATIFRDLSLVATLKERRPDLMVMLKGAIFFNPEEGLLDQLDLSRTDYLIGLESDFIVGKLVQAHFFAPEGIPAIRGILYKSGGAWKRTFFDSWETDLDSLPFPDRALMENHLYVRPDTGEPQATIATSRGCPSRCIFCVTPTISGVKLRLRSPENILAEMRECYHVHGIRDFFFKSDTFTIDQKWTLKVCQAILDSDLAGKVRWVANSKVKPLSLETLQAMKRAGCWLVAFGYESGHAETLARTKKGTTLEENVQAARWAKEAGLLTFGFFLVGMPWETREHLEATRRHIFELDPDFLELHIAVPYPGTELHAEAVACGLIEESVLGKDYFNAPTVGTVALSMPEIEKFRRDTLLGFHLRPSYIWRKLLQAGSDRRILANYFRFGLRLLKNTLGGAPKKARKASRVLVLGANSDIGLAIAREFASREGADLILASRDTQALEAKAAEIRRQYGVEVDVAVFDATDTASHASFYQSLPHKPDGAVLAFGLLEDADPLRVLDVNLMGAASILETVARDFEERREGFIIGLSSVAGERGRKSNYAYGAAKAGLTTYLSGLRHRLFASNVPVLTVTPGYVRSKMTAHLDLPGFLTASPERAAKDVHAAWRAGKDSVYTLAVWRPIMWIIRNLPEFLFKRTNL, encoded by the coding sequence ATGCTCTTCTATCCGCCCGGCCGCTTCTATCAACGCGGCGAGGACCGCTCGCAGGGCAACGTGGAGAATTCCACGGCCACCACCATGCGCGCCCCCAACGACCTGGGCTACGCAGCCGCCACCCTCAAGGCTCACGGCTTCGAGGTGTTCCTGCGCGACTACCAGACCAGTCTGCGCTCCCTGGAAGACCTCCTGGCCGACTTCGAACGCTTCGCCCCGGACGCCGTGTTCGTCTCCATCACCAACGCCACCATCTTCCGCGACCTTTCGCTGGTGGCCACCCTGAAGGAGCGCCGCCCGGACCTCATGGTCATGCTCAAGGGGGCCATCTTCTTCAATCCGGAAGAGGGCCTGCTGGACCAGTTGGACCTCTCGCGCACCGACTATCTCATCGGGCTGGAGAGCGACTTCATCGTGGGCAAGCTCGTCCAGGCCCACTTTTTCGCTCCCGAGGGCATCCCGGCCATCCGGGGCATTCTCTACAAGTCCGGCGGAGCCTGGAAGCGCACCTTCTTCGACTCCTGGGAGACCGACCTGGATTCGCTCCCCTTCCCGGACCGCGCCCTCATGGAGAACCATCTCTACGTGAGGCCGGACACCGGCGAGCCCCAGGCCACCATCGCCACCTCGCGCGGTTGCCCCTCGCGCTGCATCTTCTGCGTCACGCCCACCATCTCGGGCGTAAAGCTCAGGCTGCGCTCGCCCGAGAACATCCTGGCCGAGATGCGCGAGTGCTACCACGTGCACGGCATCCGCGACTTCTTCTTCAAGTCCGACACCTTCACCATCGACCAGAAGTGGACCCTCAAGGTCTGCCAGGCCATCCTGGATTCCGATCTGGCGGGCAAGGTCCGCTGGGTGGCCAACTCCAAGGTGAAGCCCCTGTCCCTGGAGACCCTCCAGGCCATGAAGCGGGCCGGATGCTGGCTGGTGGCCTTCGGATACGAGTCCGGCCATGCCGAGACTCTGGCCCGCACCAAGAAGGGCACCACCCTGGAGGAGAACGTCCAGGCCGCCAGGTGGGCCAAGGAAGCGGGCCTTCTCACCTTCGGCTTCTTCCTCGTCGGCATGCCCTGGGAGACCCGCGAGCACCTGGAAGCCACCCGCCGCCACATCTTCGAGCTGGACCCCGACTTCCTGGAGCTGCACATCGCCGTGCCCTATCCCGGCACCGAGCTGCACGCCGAGGCCGTGGCCTGCGGGCTCATCGAGGAATCGGTGCTGGGCAAGGACTACTTCAACGCCCCCACCGTGGGCACCGTGGCCCTGTCCATGCCCGAGATCGAGAAGTTCAGGCGCGACACCCTGCTTGGGTTCCACCTGCGCCCCAGCTACATCTGGCGCAAGCTCCTCCAGGCCGGGTCCGACAGGCGCATCCTGGCCAACTATTTCCGCTTCGGCCTGCGCCTGCTCAAGAACACCCTGGGCGGCGCGCCCAAGAAAGCCCGCAAGGCTTCGCGCGTGCTGGTGCTGGGGGCCAACTCCGACATCGGCCTGGCCATCGCCCGGGAGTTCGCCTCCCGCGAGGGCGCGGACCTGATCCTGGCCTCGCGCGACACCCAGGCCCTCGAAGCCAAGGCCGCCGAGATCCGCCGCCAATACGGGGTCGAGGTGGACGTGGCCGTCTTCGACGCCACGGACACCGCCTCCCATGCCTCGTTCTACCAGAGCCTCCCCCACAAGCCCGACGGAGCCGTGCTGGCCTTCGGCCTGCTGGAGGATGCCGACCCCCTGCGCGTCCTTGACGTGAACCTCATGGGCGCTGCCTCAATCCTCGAGACCGTGGCCCGCGACTTCGAGGAGCGCCGCGAGGGCTTCATCATAGGCCTCTCCTCCGTGGCGGGCGAGCGCGGGCGCAAGTCCAACTACGCCTACGGTGCGGCCAAGGCCGGGCTCACCACCTACCTCTCGGGGCTCAGGCACCGCCTGTTCGCATCTAACGTACCCGTGCTCACCGTGACCCCGGGCTATGTGCGCTCCAAGATGACCGCCCACCTGGACCTGCCAGGCTTTCTCACCGCCTCGCCCGAGCGCGCGGCCAAGGACGTCCACGCCGCGTGGCGCGCCGGAAAGGATTCGGTCTACACCCTGGCCGTGTGGCGGCCCATCATGTGGATCATCCGCAACCTGCCGGAATTTCTCTTCAAACGGACGAATCTCTAA